ATTGATAAGAAAAGTTGATTTATATTTTCAATCGCCATATAAGTATAAAAACGAACTAAGCCAAATTTACATAATTTAAACTCAACAATTTACCAATATTAAACAGATAATATACATGAATCAGTAAAGGAATTTCTCTTATGTCAGACAGTTTTCAAAATGAAGTACCAAAAGCAAGGGTCAATATTAAATTAGATTTACACACGGGTGGAGCACAAAAGAAAGTTGAATTACCGCTAAAGTTATTAGCGGTTGGCGATTATAGCCACGGACAAGATACGCGCGCTTTATCTGAACGTGAAAAGGTGAATATCAATAAAAATAACTTTGACAGCGTATTAGCGGAACATAATCCAACCGTCAACCTCACGGTTAAAAATACACTTGCAGGGGATGGAACAGAAGAAAGTATCGCCCTCTCATTCAAAAATATGAAAGATTTTGAGCCTGAACAAGTGGCTCGCCAAATTCCTCAACTTCGCGCCATGTTGGCTATGCGTAACCTGTTACGTGACCTCAAATCCAATCTGCTCGATAACGTTACTTTCCGTCGTGAACTCGAAAACATCCTTAAAGACCCAACGTTAAGCGATGAATTACGCGAAGAACTGGCTCAACTGGCCCCGAAAAAAGACTAATTTGGATATAACACAGGATTATGCTGATGTCAGTGAATAACGAAACAACCTCAAATAACACCACAACTGTACTGGACGATACAACTAACCACGGTATCTACGCCTCTTTATTTGAAAAAATCAACCTCACCCCTGTAACACAAATCAGTGATATCAATGCGTTCCAAGATAACGCAGCACTGGCTGATACAACCG
The window above is part of the Providencia sp. R33 genome. Proteins encoded here:
- the tssB gene encoding type VI secretion system contractile sheath small subunit — encoded protein: MSDSFQNEVPKARVNIKLDLHTGGAQKKVELPLKLLAVGDYSHGQDTRALSEREKVNINKNNFDSVLAEHNPTVNLTVKNTLAGDGTEESIALSFKNMKDFEPEQVARQIPQLRAMLAMRNLLRDLKSNLLDNVTFRRELENILKDPTLSDELREELAQLAPKKD